In Candidatus Poribacteria bacterium, the genomic stretch TCGCACCGCCATCGATAACATTGCCGATATCTCGCGCGAGTGTCATAGAATTTATTTTAAGGTTACGGGGTTTTTTCACGACTGATACCCGAAATTCATCGGCATGTAAACCCATAGTTCTGATGTTTGCACAGAGTTCAGCAAGACTGGCTGTTTCAAAAAGGACTTCGCTGCAACTTTTCAGATACGCACCCCGTGCGACATCCACGCATCTTTCCGAAATCGCTATGCCGTGTTCGTTTGGGGTAGATTCGGTTAGGACAATGCACTCCGCACTCACTAATTCTGTGAGCCCTTGTGGAGTCGCTGTGAGATAAAGGTATTTGGATGTCGCTTGTAAACTCATATTTTTAACGACAAAGATGTCTCTGAAAAATCCCGAAATTAATTAATAAGAAGTTTAGTCTAATCAACTGCATTATACCACTACCTGAACAAAACTACAATTAGATAAGGAATATTATGTCACAGAAAGAAACAATTAGGATTGGGCACAGCCCAGACTCCGATGATGCTTTTATGTTCTACGCGCTCGCGAAAGATCTAATCCCCACAGATTCCTTTGAGATCGTCCATGTTATTGAAGATATCGAAACCCTAAATCAGCGTGCGCTTGCTGCCGAGCTTGAAGTTACAGCGATTTCCGTGCACGCCTATGCTTATGTCGCAAAAGATTATGTCTTCATGCCGTGCGGGGCAAGTATCGGTGATCGGTACGGTCCCCTTGTTGTCTCCAAAGCACCGATAGATACCCTCGCAGGCAAACGTATCGCCATTCCCGGCAAAATGACGACTGCCTACCTTACCCTTAGCCTTTTTGAACCCAATTTTGAGGCAGAGACCCGTCCCTTTGATAAGATATTGGACGCTGTTCAGCAGGACGAAGTGGACGCTGGACTTATTATTCATGAGGGACAGTTGACTTACGCACGCGAAGGGCTTCACAAAGTCATCGATTTGGGAGAATGGTGGTATGAAGAAACAGGGCTGCCATTGCCTCTCGGTGCCAATGTAATTCGCCGCAACCTCGGCACCGAGAAAATTCAAAAGATAACAGCATTACTCAAACAGAGTATTCAGTACTCACTCGACCACCGATCGCGTGGGTTGGAATACGCCATGACCTACGCACGCGACATGGAAACCGATCTTGCCGACAAATTTGTCGGGATGTACGTCAACGACTATACGCTTGATTACGGTGAAAATGGTAAAGCTGGTGTCAGAGAATTGCTCCATCGCGGTAACGCAGCAGGGATAATTCCGCATCGCGTAGATGCCGACTTTGTTAGCCTTGAGTAACTTCTATCTGTTATTTCTCGTAAGGCTTTTGTCCATACAGGAACATCTATGGATACCAAACGTCGTAGATATTTCCATTTAGAAGATGCTGAGGGCAAGAGACTTGCCTATGGGGTTCTCTATGATGAGGGAAATGTACAGCTTTTGTGGCGAGACGATTGTGGTCACACAGCGGAACAGTATGCGTCCATCAATCTGGTATTGGATTTAGTGCCCGGAATCACTGTCCTGCGTTTTGAAAGTGATGATGGAAAGGCAGAAGATAAGTGATGAGTAAAGTGAATCGGACACCACACAAATTATTTATTTTTTAACGGAGACGGCGATCCGCTAATTTGATAATTTCCCCGGTTTCCTGCGCGATGTACATATAGCCAAGTCCATCCAACACAATCCCTTCCTGCTCGTCTCCGGGCAAGAGGTATTGGCTTAAAATGGTGCCTTCCCGCTTGAGTTCAACTAAGAGATTTGTCGTATCACTGATTAGCACCAGAAAATCGCCTTGGGTATCGTAAGCAAGTCCGGAAATGTCGATGAAGTTCATCTTGTAAGCACGGATGATAGGGACTGTTGTCTGTCTTTCTGTTGAGGACCGGAGTGGGACAAGAACTTCACATACAACGGATGGTTCGTCTTTTGGTTTGAGACTAAAGGTTTGGTTGCCGACCCAAAAAGTACCACCCTCCGGATGTGAGGCATCCGGCACAAAAGCGATCGCTTCAATCCCCATGCCCCCTTTCTTCAGGAGTAGCTCCCCTTCAAAATTCCTGCCGATTCTGAATTCTCTTTGAATCGTAAGACTTTTGGGGTCAAGTTCAAGGATCGCTTCATCGTCTTCCACCGCGGCATACAGCAAACCCGTGCTTGGGTCCATGGTAATCCCTTCGATGTCCCGCTCATTCAGTCCTTTTGATTGAATAAGCCTTCCATTTAGGCTTAGTTCGTGGATAATACCGGCATCATCAGCGAGGAACAACGTCCGTCGTGTCGGATGGTAAGTGATACCGGAGGGTTCTGCTATCTGTTTCTTCGTGATACTCCCAACCCAATTATAGGGGAGCGCGATTGGACGTGATTCCGCAGTCTTTTTCGTTGTCGCTTGTTCCACTCGGACAAGAAAATAGACCAGCACGCTGCTGATACCTGTAATTAGAATGATCAGGAGTACTCTTTTGTAAGACATTGAGCTACCTCTATCTTGCATTGACAAGAGTTCTTTCCAAACCCCTGTGCATACTTTATCATATTCTTTCCAAAGAATCAAGAAAAAATAACAAAGTTCAGTTTGACAAGCAATATTAAGAAACCAATTTTAGGTTTTCAGGAAAGGTGGAAAACAGGAAGACTGCGAGAAACGCTGTGGGTGCCATCTTCCACACTTCCACACCCCTCGTTCATCGGTGGTGTTTGGGTTTCAAAGCACTTCCATCAGCGCAAAAACACCGCACCTACCGGGCTTGCGGGGAATTACTATAGTTGAAATAGATGAAAAAGTTTCTATCTAATTGAGAGGTCGAGACAACGCATAGGAAATTTTTAACGTTTTTCCTTGACAAACTGCCTCTGCGAATGGTATTTTAATTTTAACTTGCAATTTCGTTTGCAGGTTACGCCTGAAAATAAGGAGCGGGTTATGACCAACATGCCGAGGCTTGTCGTTGAAGTTTTTGAACATGTGAATTTTCATGGACGTAAGGTTACGCTGGTTGAATCGATCTCAAACACCGGAGAGATTGGTGCACAAGATATTATCTCTTCGATTAAGATCTACAAGGGACCGGGATTCAACGCGTCGCCGAACTACAAAGCCATTTTTCACGAACATGAGAACTATAGAGGACGCCAACTTGTGCTTGCTCCTGGGTTCTATCCAAATATTCATGACATCCCTTACAACTTCGGGGATGCGATCACGGCTATTAGCTTTAGTCCATCAGCACACCCGACACCACCGGAATATGGAGCGGTACCCGTCATCATTGAAGTATTTCGCGACGTAGATTATAACGGACAGCGGAGCGTCATCATGCGTGATGTCAGTTCAATGTTCGATGTTGGTATGAACGATACGGTTTCGTCGATTCGCATCCAACGGGGTCCCAGTTTTCCTTTCAGTGGGTGTCATGTTATTTTCTATGAGCATGTGAATTTTGAAGGACGGCGGCTGAATCTAACTTTAAGCTCACAAGAATTTCGCGTGGCACACCGGAACCTCAGGGCACTTCCCCACTCGCAATCATTTTCCGATATTATTTCTTCTATAAAGATTGTGCCATTAGGTGTATTCCGAGTGTTAATTGTTGTTGGGGATAATATGACGGGCGAGCCGGCAATATTGGAATCTCTCACCACGCTTGAAGGATTAGAATTCCAATTCACGACCGTGCATGTCAATGACAATCCCGATAATCGTGGTGATCCCAACAATGCGATCAAACTCTCAAGCATTACGCTTTCAGAGTATGACATCATCTGGTTCACTTGGTTCGCAACAGGACATGACGGTGAATATTTCATTGAAGATGCTGATCAGGCGGTTCAGGAGTTTGTTCGCAAGGGAGGGATTGTCTGGGCTTCAGCGATGGACAACAATATTGTCCGACCCGATGGTGTGCACACGACCGAACCCCAATGGCGGGGTGACTGGCTTCCAGTTAACCGACACCCAATTCGCGTGATTAATTCCAATGACTGCAATGTCAGAGTCACCGATGATGGGCAAAAAACTGGCATGTTTACCTGGCCCCATAAGGTGAATGTAGACGCTCTTATAACCGACGACCATTGGGTAACGAACGACGGAAGTTACCGAAAATTGGCAGTTAGAGAGGATAATGGAGATGCTGTCAGTATCCAGTTGCAATGGGGAGATGGCTATTACGTCGCTTTTGCGGTTGATACCCGTGATGCACATCGGATCACGATAGCAAGACCTCTCATTGAGAACGCTCTCTGTTACTTAGCAAACCTCGCGTGGCAGACTTCTCCACGTCAACCGCTCAAGGGGCGTTACCGGACGCACCTGAGCAGCGAAACGATTTTCCGGTAGGGAATAGTTATCAGTCTTAGGTTTTCAGTTTTCGGTTAAACGTGTGCAGGGCAAGTGTCGTGTCCTTCACAAACGGGTGACTTTAACCATCAACTCGTCTACAGATACTTTGGCGAAAGCACGAGTTGATGGTTAAAACTGATAACTAATAACTGACAACTAAAAAGGAGAATTGAATGCGTTTCATTGCCGTTATCGTTTTCTTGATCGCTGTAGCAATCGCTGTTGGCTGGTTTGCCTACGATAACCTCGATCAGTTTGGACAAAACGAAATAATACGATGGTTGGCAGCTATCCTCGTCGTACTGCTTGCAAGTTTGGTGACCTTTGCCGCTATAGTCATTCGC encodes the following:
- a CDS encoding SdiA-regulated domain-containing protein, which gives rise to MSYKRVLLIILITGISSVLVYFLVRVEQATTKKTAESRPIALPYNWVGSITKKQIAEPSGITYHPTRRTLFLADDAGIIHELSLNGRLIQSKGLNERDIEGITMDPSTGLLYAAVEDDEAILELDPKSLTIQREFRIGRNFEGELLLKKGGMGIEAIAFVPDASHPEGGTFWVGNQTFSLKPKDEPSVVCEVLVPLRSSTERQTTVPIIRAYKMNFIDISGLAYDTQGDFLVLISDTTNLLVELKREGTILSQYLLPGDEQEGIVLDGLGYMYIAQETGEIIKLADRRLR
- a CDS encoding ABC transporter substrate-binding protein, whose product is MSQKETIRIGHSPDSDDAFMFYALAKDLIPTDSFEIVHVIEDIETLNQRALAAELEVTAISVHAYAYVAKDYVFMPCGASIGDRYGPLVVSKAPIDTLAGKRIAIPGKMTTAYLTLSLFEPNFEAETRPFDKILDAVQQDEVDAGLIIHEGQLTYAREGLHKVIDLGEWWYEETGLPLPLGANVIRRNLGTEKIQKITALLKQSIQYSLDHRSRGLEYAMTYARDMETDLADKFVGMYVNDYTLDYGENGKAGVRELLHRGNAAGIIPHRVDADFVSLE
- a CDS encoding beta/gamma crystallin-related protein — protein: MTNMPRLVVEVFEHVNFHGRKVTLVESISNTGEIGAQDIISSIKIYKGPGFNASPNYKAIFHEHENYRGRQLVLAPGFYPNIHDIPYNFGDAITAISFSPSAHPTPPEYGAVPVIIEVFRDVDYNGQRSVIMRDVSSMFDVGMNDTVSSIRIQRGPSFPFSGCHVIFYEHVNFEGRRLNLTLSSQEFRVAHRNLRALPHSQSFSDIISSIKIVPLGVFRVLIVVGDNMTGEPAILESLTTLEGLEFQFTTVHVNDNPDNRGDPNNAIKLSSITLSEYDIIWFTWFATGHDGEYFIEDADQAVQEFVRKGGIVWASAMDNNIVRPDGVHTTEPQWRGDWLPVNRHPIRVINSNDCNVRVTDDGQKTGMFTWPHKVNVDALITDDHWVTNDGSYRKLAVREDNGDAVSIQLQWGDGYYVAFAVDTRDAHRITIARPLIENALCYLANLAWQTSPRQPLKGRYRTHLSSETIFR